The genomic segment GCTTAAATCTTGATAATATTCCTGATGGCGCAATGCCACCAGGAACTCATCACGTAAAAATTTTCACGCCAAAATTAAGGTCATCTGTGACATACTTCCTCAATTGAAATATTGCTTTCGTAAAAGTAAATTTGCTTCATCAATCAATTTATTAATGGCCTTCTGGCTGGCATCGGCATCTTTGCGCTCCAGCGCCGAGAGGAGTTCAGCATAGTGATAAGGCAAAGTGATGATATCGCTGCCCCGTTCATGAAGATAGTTAATGCATGGCCCAATGCGCACCCATAGTTGCTCAATTAATGCGCTCAACGTAGGCATTTCTGCATATTGATAGAGGGTAAAACGAAACGTGCGGTTGGATTGCAACGCCTGCTGAACGTTGCCGTTGTGCATCGCCTGATGAAACGCATCGGACAGTTCCCTCAATATTGCCAGTTTACTTTCCGACATATGTCGACAGGCCGCAGCCACTGCCATGGGTTCAAGCTGCTTTCTGATAGCGTTGATTTCGTTGTAACGATCCAGGGTCACCTCCGGCACCAGAAAGGCCTGCGCCGGGGTGGCATGCAGTGCCCCTGCTGAGACCAGTCGCAGAAGTGCTTCACGCACTGGCGTGATACTGGTGCCTAATTTATCAGCAATCTCTTTAGTAATGAGTCTGGCCCCTGGCTTCAGTGACCCCGTAATTAAAGCTCCTTTGAGACTAATCTCAACCTGCATAGTTAAGCTGATTCTCTGCGCTTTTTCTAAATGATCCAAATCAAGCATGTTCACTTCCCGTAACCAAACAAAACGCTATTTTCAGCGCCGGAGAACAAAACCGACGCCGGTTAGATATATCCTGTATCTTCATGTCTGGTATTGGAGCATTTGCTAAAAAATAAAATAACGTTGTGGTACTATTTTTCGGCTCATCTATGTTGATGGCGCGTTTGTTTGTGCAAATTAATTAAAGACAATATATCGTACTTTCACAAATATTTATGGCGGGTAATCCCGCCATAGCTGATTTTATCAGAAATCATCCGCCACGCGGATCACGACTTTACCGAAGTTTTTCCCTTCAAGTAGCCCGATCAACGCTTGTGGGGCATTCTCCAGCCCGTCGGTCACCTGTTCGCGATAGTGGATTTTCCCCTCCTGCAGCCAGCGCCCCATTTGCGCCTGGAACTCGTGGATACGGTGACCGTAGTCCTGGCCGATAATAAAGCCCTGCATCCGAATACGCTTTTTGAGGAGGGTGGCCATAAGCAACGGCAAACGGTCCGGGCCTTGCGGCAAATCTGTCGCGTTGTAGCCGCTTACCAGACCGCAAACCGGGACGCGAGCCGAGGTATTCAGTAGCGGCAGCACCGCATCAAACACTTTACCGCCTACGTTTTCATAATAGACGTCAATACCGTTCGGGCAGGCTTCAGCCAGCTGTGCCGCAAAATCCTCAGCATGATGATCCAGACACTGGTCAAACCCCAGCACCTCAACCGCATGACGGCATTTTTCAGCGCCGCCTGCCACACCGATCGCCTTACAGCCTTTGATTTTGCCAATTTGTCCCACCGTAGCGCCTACCGGACCTGTCGCTGCGGCAACCACCAGCGTTTCACCAGATTTGGGTTGCCCGATGTCCAGCAGCCCCATGTACGCGGTAAAGCCAGGCATTCCCAGGATACCCAGCGACCACGACGGATGGTCGGGGTTTTCCCCCAGGCTGACCACATCGCTGCCATCAGAAAGCGCATACGCTTGCCAGCCACTGTAGCTCAGCACCCATTCACCCGCCTTGAAATCAGGATGGTTCGACTGTTCAACGCGACTGACCGTTCCTCCCACCATCACCGCGCCAATGTCGACCGGCGGTGAATAGGAAGGTGCATCGCTCATCCGCCCGCGCATGTAGGGGTCCAGCGACAACCACACGGTGCGCAGCAGGATCTGCCCTTGCCCAGGGACGGGGACAGGTTGTTCTTCCAGACGGAAATTATCCGCGACGGGCACTCCGTGTGGACGTGTTGCCAAAACCCAGCGACGGTTTTGCAAAACAGATTGATTCATAAGGAACTCCTTATTGTGCAATGGTCATTAGAGCCTGGCGCATTATCCGACAGTTCGCATTACCATTACGAGCCAGACTGATTCAGCCTGACCACCAGATAAACACAGGATTCAGTGGTTTCATTGATAAACCGACAATCGTTAGGCGGCCCCAGCTCCAGGCAATCACCGGTCTGCATTTCGTGGCGGGTATCCCCTTCCTGAAATATCAGCTCACCGGATTGAAGCCAGATCAGCTGACGCGCCAGCGCGTAGGATGCTGCAGGCATGGGGATATCGCTCCCTGCCGGCAATTCAACCTGAACCAGATCGATTGGCAAATCGGTGCGTGGCGACACGTGGCGGCGCAGATAGTGGGTTTGCGGATCGCGCCAGACAGGCTGGTTCGCGACGCGTAGCAATTTCCCTTCCTGCATCTCTGCCCGGGCAATAAGTGTCGACATGCTGATACCGAACGCACCGGAGAGCCGGGCA from the unidentified bacterial endosymbiont genome contains:
- a CDS encoding helix-turn-helix domain-containing protein, which encodes MNTMTDTINQRISARIRLERESRGWSLSELAERAAVSRAMIHKIERGDSSPTATLLARLSGAFGISMSTLIARAEMQEGKLLRVANQPVWRDPQTHYLRRHVSPRTDLPIDLVQVELPAGSDIPMPAASYALARQLIWLQSGELIFQEGDTRHEMQTGDCLELGPPNDCRFINETTESCVYLVVRLNQSGS
- a CDS encoding NADP-dependent oxidoreductase, coding for MNQSVLQNRRWVLATRPHGVPVADNFRLEEQPVPVPGQGQILLRTVWLSLDPYMRGRMSDAPSYSPPVDIGAVMVGGTVSRVEQSNHPDFKAGEWVLSYSGWQAYALSDGSDVVSLGENPDHPSWSLGILGMPGFTAYMGLLDIGQPKSGETLVVAAATGPVGATVGQIGKIKGCKAIGVAGGAEKCRHAVEVLGFDQCLDHHAEDFAAQLAEACPNGIDVYYENVGGKVFDAVLPLLNTSARVPVCGLVSGYNATDLPQGPDRLPLLMATLLKKRIRMQGFIIGQDYGHRIHEFQAQMGRWLQEGKIHYREQVTDGLENAPQALIGLLEGKNFGKVVIRVADDF
- a CDS encoding GntR family transcriptional regulator — translated: MLDLDHLEKAQRISLTMQVEISLKGALITGSLKPGARLITKEIADKLGTSITPVREALLRLVSAGALHATPAQAFLVPEVTLDRYNEINAIRKQLEPMAVAAACRHMSESKLAILRELSDAFHQAMHNGNVQQALQSNRTFRFTLYQYAEMPTLSALIEQLWVRIGPCINYLHERGSDIITLPYHYAELLSALERKDADASQKAINKLIDEANLLLRKQYFN